The window AGTCCGCGGAATGCCCGCTGCGACCTCTCCAGGCCCTGGCTGCTGTGATCGACGTGGAGGTTGAGCACGATGCAGGCAAAGCGGTCCTTGGCCCACGGCAGGAAGGTTTCGTCGTCGCGCTCGATGAGCCGGATGGTCCCATAGATTACCGGTGCTGCGCTGCGCCTGAGCTCCTGCGCCGCCTCTCTCAGAAACGCCGCGAGATCGCCACGCGGAACGTAGAGCTCCGTGATCATCTCCGTGGCGGGCACGGAGGCGCCGAGGCGGCGGTCCAGTGCCAGATGGTACTCCTCCGCGTAGTAGCCGAGCTGATTGGTATCGGTCCAGTAGATCTGGCCCGAGGTCGATAGGTAGTGCTGCGAGTACCTCCGGAATGCCGCCGCCTTGTCCGCGTGGGCCAGGTAGAGGAGGCCGATCCAGTCATCGGCGGAGAGCGCAGCCTGCGATGGGGGGATCGGCGTGGAGGGATCGACCGGCCGATAGCAGGCGAAGACGCCGCGGGTCAGGAACGTGTCGGACGTGTCGTCCGTTTCGAACTGGAAGTCTCCGTATAGGTATCCATCGGCGATCCGCTGCTCGAAGGCGGCCGAGAGATCGTCGACGCCGCGAACTTCGACGACGCGCTCGACTTTCCGGCGCGGGGTGAGGCGCAATCTCGCCGAGTAGACGACACCGAACAGGCCGTAGCCGCCGATGACGAGCCGGAACAGCTCGGCATTCTCGGACCGACTGCAAGTGCGGACGACGCCGTCCGCGCCGACCAGCCGGAAGGACTCCACGTCCCCGACGAATGGCTTCATCCGCAGCCCTCTGCCATGAACGTTCGAGGCCAGTGCGCCTCCGACGCTCAGGCGGTCTGCCCCGGTCTGTTTCTGCGCTATTCCCCATTGCTGAGGCCGGCCCTGCTGGAGACGGAGGTACCCATCGATCAACTCGGGCCATTGGATGCCGGCCTCGACTTCGAGCACGCCATTCGCCTGGTCGAGGTTCAGGATTCGGTTCATCGGCCTGGTATCAAGGAGGATGGTGCCGGTCCCGAACTGCTGACCACCCATCGAGTGCCTTCCCCCGGCGATGCTGAGCCCACGCCGCTCGGCCCGCGCGGCGCGGACCGCGGCGCGGACCGCTTCATGGGAGTCCACCCGCACCACCCGGTGGACGTGGGTGGGATTGAGCTGCGAGTGGATGTCGTTGACCGTGGCACCGGCCTGCGGCCAGTCCCGGCGCCAGGGCCAGCCCGACGCCACCACTCCCGCCTTGGTGCCGACCTCGAGGAACTCCCGTCGGGTGAGCATGGTCACCTCACTCAACCGCTCTGCGCGCCACGATCCATCGCAAGCCCAGGAAGAGCATGAGCAGTGCAGCCGCTTGGATGAGGTGGTAGAGCGCGTTGTGGTTGAAGTACACCGGATGGAGCGCGATGCCGCCCTGCTGCACGCCGGCGGCGATGAAGGTAAGCCCCAGCCCTGCCAGCGCCATCAGCACGGGGCGCTCCCGCGCCCGCCGGTAGTGGAGGGCGAGCACGACCAGCAGGAAGACCGCGGCCGGCAAGTAGTTGGCGATGGCGGCCCCGAACGCCTGCGTCACGAACAGGACGACGACGCAGTAGCCGGCAAACTGAGCGGCGGCGGCGGCACCGATACGGCGCGCAACTCCCG is drawn from Gemmatimonadales bacterium and contains these coding sequences:
- a CDS encoding FAD-binding oxidoreductase, giving the protein MLTRREFLEVGTKAGVVASGWPWRRDWPQAGATVNDIHSQLNPTHVHRVVRVDSHEAVRAAVRAARAERRGLSIAGGRHSMGGQQFGTGTILLDTRPMNRILNLDQANGVLEVEAGIQWPELIDGYLRLQQGRPQQWGIAQKQTGADRLSVGGALASNVHGRGLRMKPFVGDVESFRLVGADGVVRTCSRSENAELFRLVIGGYGLFGVVYSARLRLTPRRKVERVVEVRGVDDLSAAFEQRIADGYLYGDFQFETDDTSDTFLTRGVFACYRPVDPSTPIPPSQAALSADDWIGLLYLAHADKAAAFRRYSQHYLSTSGQIYWTDTNQLGYYAEEYHLALDRRLGASVPATEMITELYVPRGDLAAFLREAAQELRRSAAPVIYGTIRLIERDDETFLPWAKDRFACIVLNLHVDHSSQGLERSQRAFRGLIDLARGKGGSYFLTYHRWATREQLEACYPQFREFLRLKRQYDPEGVFQSDWYRHYEAMFGGR